Proteins found in one Serratia plymuthica genomic segment:
- a CDS encoding Maf family protein translates to MQRLLLASTSTYRKTLLEKLRLPFACAAPQVDETPLAGESAEALVLRLATAKAQALAAAYPEHLIIGSDQVCVIAGKITGKPHTKENACAQLRQASGQRVTFYTGLALYNSRSRHLQVLCEPFHVHFRTLSEAEIGAYVHLEQPLDCAGSFKSEGLGIALFEKLEGRDPNALIGMPLIALLEMLRAEGINPLA, encoded by the coding sequence ATGCAAAGACTTCTCCTTGCCTCCACCTCGACCTACCGCAAGACGCTACTGGAAAAGCTGCGCCTGCCCTTCGCTTGCGCTGCGCCGCAGGTGGATGAAACCCCGCTGGCCGGGGAAAGCGCCGAGGCGCTGGTGCTACGATTGGCCACGGCGAAAGCCCAGGCGCTGGCTGCCGCCTACCCCGAACATCTGATTATCGGCTCCGATCAGGTCTGTGTGATTGCCGGAAAAATCACCGGAAAACCGCACACCAAAGAGAACGCCTGCGCTCAATTGCGCCAGGCCAGTGGCCAAAGGGTCACCTTTTATACCGGATTGGCGTTATATAACAGCCGCAGCCGGCATCTGCAGGTGCTGTGCGAACCCTTTCACGTACATTTTCGCACGCTGAGCGAGGCTGAAATTGGCGCTTACGTGCATCTTGAACAGCCACTCGACTGCGCAGGCAGCTTTAAAAGCGAGGGGTTAGGGATTGCGCTGTTCGAGAAACTGGAGGGGCGGGATCCCAATGCGCTGATCGGCATGCCGTTGATCGCACTGCTGGAAATGCTGCGGGCTGAGGGCATCAACCCGCTGGCATAG
- the yceD gene encoding 23S rRNA accumulation protein YceD — protein MQKVKLPLTIDAVRTAQKRLDYVGSYAPEQVTRVADSVVSVDSDVEVSLSFDIDNQRLAVITGHSDVQVTLMCQRCGVPFERHIHTTYCFSPVVNDEQAEALPGAYEPIEVDEFGEVDLLAMIEDEIILSLPVVPLHESEHCEVSEADMVFGKLPAEAEKPNPFAVLASLKRK, from the coding sequence ATGCAAAAGGTAAAATTACCCTTGACCATTGATGCGGTACGTACCGCTCAGAAACGCCTGGACTATGTCGGTTCTTATGCGCCTGAGCAGGTTACACGTGTTGCCGACTCCGTGGTCAGTGTGGACAGTGATGTTGAGGTTTCGTTATCGTTCGATATTGATAACCAACGCCTCGCGGTGATAACAGGGCATTCGGACGTTCAGGTAACCCTGATGTGCCAACGTTGTGGCGTCCCGTTTGAACGTCATATCCACACAACATATTGTTTTAGCCCGGTCGTCAATGATGAGCAGGCTGAGGCATTACCGGGAGCGTACGAACCGATCGAAGTCGATGAGTTTGGCGAAGTTGATCTGTTGGCAATGATTGAAGACGAAATTATTCTTTCTCTGCCTGTCGTCCCGTTACATGAATCTGAACACTGTGAAGTGTCCGAAGCGGACATGGTATTTGGCAAACTGCCTGCAGAGGCGGAGAAACCGAATCCATTTGCCGTACTAGCCAGTTTAAAGCGTAAGTAA
- the rpmF gene encoding 50S ribosomal protein L32, whose product MAVQQNKPTRSKRGMRRSHDALTTTTLSVDATSGETHRRHHITADGFYRGRKVIG is encoded by the coding sequence ATGGCCGTACAACAAAATAAACCAACCCGTTCCAAGCGTGGCATGCGTCGTTCACACGATGCCCTGACCACCACCACATTGTCTGTTGATGCGACTTCTGGTGAAACTCATCGTCGTCACCACATCACTGCCGACGGTTTCTACCGCGGTCGCAAGGTTATCGGCTAA
- a CDS encoding beta-ketoacyl-ACP synthase III: MYTKILGTGSYLPVQVRTNADLEKMVDTSDEWIVTRTGIRERRIAAADETVATMGFHAAEKALEMAGVAKEDIGLIVVATTTSSHAFPSSACQVQQMLGIKDCAAFDLAAACAGFTYALSVADQYVKNGAVKHALVIGADVLSRTLDPEDRGTIILFGDGAGAVLLGASEEPGILSTHLHADGTYGGLLTLPFKDRQDSEQPAYVTMAGNEVFKVAVTELAHIVEETLQANNLDREQLDWLVPHQANLRIISATAKKLGMGMDKVVVTLDRHGNTSAASVPAAFDEAVRDGRIQRGQLVLLEAFGGGFTWGSALVRF, from the coding sequence ATGTATACAAAGATTCTCGGTACGGGGAGTTATTTACCCGTACAAGTGCGCACCAATGCTGACCTTGAAAAAATGGTGGATACCTCTGACGAGTGGATCGTCACGCGTACCGGTATCCGTGAACGCCGTATCGCTGCCGCCGATGAAACCGTGGCGACGATGGGCTTCCATGCAGCTGAAAAAGCGCTGGAAATGGCAGGTGTGGCTAAAGAAGACATCGGGTTGATCGTCGTTGCGACCACCACCTCAAGCCACGCATTCCCCAGCTCCGCTTGCCAGGTGCAGCAGATGTTGGGCATTAAAGACTGTGCGGCCTTCGATCTGGCCGCCGCCTGCGCCGGTTTTACCTATGCGCTGAGCGTGGCCGATCAGTACGTCAAGAATGGCGCGGTGAAACATGCGCTGGTGATCGGCGCGGACGTGCTGTCACGCACGTTGGATCCTGAAGACCGCGGTACCATCATTCTGTTTGGCGATGGCGCTGGCGCAGTGCTGTTGGGCGCCTCCGAAGAGCCGGGCATCCTGTCTACCCATCTGCATGCCGATGGCACCTACGGCGGTTTGTTGACGCTGCCGTTCAAGGATCGTCAGGATTCGGAGCAGCCGGCCTACGTCACCATGGCCGGTAATGAAGTATTCAAAGTGGCGGTTACCGAACTGGCTCACATCGTGGAAGAAACGCTGCAAGCCAATAATCTGGACCGTGAGCAGTTGGATTGGCTGGTGCCACACCAGGCCAACCTGCGCATTATCAGCGCGACGGCGAAAAAACTGGGTATGGGGATGGATAAAGTGGTTGTGACGCTCGATCGTCACGGCAACACTTCTGCCGCCTCGGTCCCTGCAGCCTTCGACGAAGCCGTGCGTGATGGGCGGATCCAACGCGGCCAACTGGTGCTGCTGGAAGCCTTTGGCGGCGGCTTTACCTGGGGCTCGGCGCTGGTTCGTTTCTGA
- the plsX gene encoding phosphate acyltransferase PlsX — protein MTRLTLALDAMGGDFGPCVTVPASLQALASNLQLHLLLVGDPDAISPLLAKADPVLLERLQVVPAESVIAGDAKPSQAIRASRGTSMRIALELTKNGDAQGCVSAGNTGALMGLAKMLIKPLDGIERPALMTVIPNQKRGKTVVLDLGANVECDSTMLVQFAVMGAVMAEEVVGIAQPRVALLNIGEEETKGLDNIREAAAVLKNTPAINYIGYLEGNDLLTGKTDVMVCDGFVGNVTLKTMEGVVRVFLSLLKSSGDGGKQVWWLKLLGRWLQKRVVKRFGHLNPDQYNGACLLGLRSTVIKSHGAANPHAFAVAIEQAVQAVQRQVPERIAARLEAVLPKSD, from the coding sequence TTGACTCGTCTAACCCTGGCGTTAGATGCAATGGGCGGGGACTTCGGTCCCTGCGTCACAGTGCCTGCTTCATTGCAGGCACTGGCCTCTAATTTACAGCTTCATCTCCTGCTGGTCGGCGATCCCGACGCCATCTCTCCCTTACTTGCCAAAGCCGATCCGGTTCTTCTGGAGCGTTTGCAAGTCGTGCCCGCTGAATCAGTGATTGCCGGCGACGCCAAACCCTCACAAGCGATACGCGCCAGCCGTGGTACGTCTATGCGCATTGCGCTGGAACTGACCAAAAACGGTGATGCGCAGGGTTGCGTCAGTGCAGGTAATACCGGTGCGTTGATGGGCCTGGCGAAAATGCTGATTAAGCCGTTGGACGGTATTGAACGTCCGGCGCTGATGACCGTGATCCCGAACCAGAAACGCGGCAAAACCGTCGTGCTGGATCTGGGCGCCAACGTTGAATGCGACAGCACCATGCTGGTGCAGTTTGCGGTAATGGGCGCGGTGATGGCCGAAGAGGTGGTGGGTATTGCGCAGCCCCGTGTGGCGCTGCTGAATATTGGTGAAGAAGAGACCAAAGGCCTGGATAATATTCGCGAAGCGGCCGCCGTGCTGAAAAATACTCCGGCAATCAATTATATTGGTTACCTGGAAGGCAATGATCTGCTCACCGGTAAAACCGATGTAATGGTCTGCGACGGCTTTGTGGGTAACGTCACCCTGAAGACCATGGAAGGGGTGGTAAGAGTGTTTTTATCGCTGCTGAAATCATCCGGAGACGGTGGCAAGCAGGTGTGGTGGTTAAAGTTGTTAGGCCGTTGGTTGCAAAAACGGGTGGTAAAACGGTTCGGCCACCTGAACCCCGACCAGTATAATGGCGCATGTCTGTTAGGATTGCGCAGCACCGTAATCAAGAGCCACGGCGCTGCGAACCCACACGCGTTTGCAGTAGCAATCGAACAGGCTGTGCAGGCGGTGCAGCGGCAAGTCCCTGAAAGGATTGCTGCGCGCCTTGAAGCTGTATTACCTAAGAGTGACTGA